A genomic segment from Bacillota bacterium encodes:
- a CDS encoding HD domain-containing protein — translation MRHSLLSRVRVRLFLLVLVALVPMLALVCHTASEQRRLAVVSAKRHALELLDFASMHQHQLMEGTRNLLSTLARLPEVRRGDYRACTALLRDLAGPSTPYLAFGIAGLEGNVVCSVPEVPGLTNISDRSYFRKALDEQDFIIGDYQTGGIAGRASLYFGYPVADDEGGITSVLYVALDLTYLEREVSDVSLPPGVVFTVMDDSGKVLASQPSGTAVRGQTASETALPPAVLSAEEAGTAIVPGPESYMLAFTRLGAHSGTGNLRASLSIPTRLLFEDVDRLYRRNLIGLASVTVLAVLAAWVGGELFFLRTLKVLVRTTERLASGDFEARTGLASTGEFGQLARAFDRMAEANAALFNEIRRSHAELQRAYEETLEGLVKALDLRDHETEGHSWRVTEMTVQVARELGMDGQDLVDTRRGALLHDIGKIGIPDSILLKPGSLDEEEWGIMRRHPVLAFQILHPISYLRNALVIPYFHHEKWDGTGYPCGAKEEEIPLAARAFAVVDVYDALLSERPYRPAWPEDQVLEHIRGQAGTHFDPQAVVAFMRVLGED, via the coding sequence ATGCGTCACAGTCTGCTCTCCAGAGTGCGCGTGCGTCTGTTCCTGCTCGTTCTGGTGGCTCTCGTCCCAATGCTGGCCCTGGTGTGTCACACAGCGTCCGAGCAGCGACGGCTTGCGGTGGTTTCAGCGAAGAGGCATGCCCTCGAGCTGCTCGACTTCGCGTCCATGCACCAGCACCAGCTGATGGAGGGGACGCGAAACCTCCTCTCGACACTGGCGCGACTCCCCGAAGTCCGCAGGGGGGATTACCGGGCTTGCACGGCGCTCCTCCGGGATCTGGCCGGCCCGTCAACTCCCTATCTTGCATTCGGGATTGCCGGCCTTGAAGGCAACGTCGTATGCAGTGTCCCCGAAGTACCGGGCCTGACCAACATCTCCGACCGCTCCTATTTCCGGAAGGCACTGGACGAGCAGGATTTCATCATAGGGGATTACCAGACCGGCGGCATCGCAGGAAGGGCATCGTTGTATTTCGGTTACCCGGTGGCGGACGACGAGGGTGGAATCACGTCGGTTCTCTACGTCGCGCTCGATCTTACGTACCTGGAACGCGAGGTGTCCGATGTCTCATTACCGCCGGGAGTAGTGTTCACCGTCATGGACGACAGCGGTAAAGTACTTGCCAGCCAGCCGTCCGGCACCGCGGTGAGGGGGCAGACGGCTTCCGAAACGGCTCTGCCACCGGCGGTCCTCTCCGCCGAAGAGGCGGGCACCGCGATCGTGCCCGGGCCGGAGTCATACATGCTGGCGTTCACGCGGCTCGGCGCTCACTCCGGCACCGGGAATCTCCGCGCAAGCCTGAGTATACCGACCAGATTGCTGTTCGAGGATGTCGACCGGCTGTACCGGCGGAATCTGATCGGGTTGGCTTCGGTGACGGTCCTTGCAGTCCTGGCTGCCTGGGTGGGGGGGGAACTGTTCTTCCTGCGAACCCTGAAGGTACTTGTCCGGACTACCGAACGGCTGGCGTCAGGGGACTTCGAGGCCCGCACCGGACTGGCGAGTACCGGCGAGTTCGGCCAACTCGCCCGGGCGTTCGACAGGATGGCGGAGGCTAACGCGGCGCTGTTCAATGAGATCAGGCGCTCCCATGCCGAACTCCAACGCGCCTACGAGGAAACCCTCGAGGGGCTGGTCAAGGCACTCGACCTTCGCGACCACGAGACCGAGGGCCACTCGTGGCGCGTGACGGAGATGACCGTGCAGGTCGCCAGGGAATTGGGGATGGATGGTCAGGATCTCGTCGATACCCGGCGTGGCGCCCTGCTGCACGACATCGGGAAGATCGGGATACCGGACAGTATTCTGCTCAAACCCGGATCCTTGGATGAGGAAGAGTGGGGGATAATGCGAAGGCACCCTGTGCTCGCGTTCCAGATCCTCCACCCTATCAGCTACCTGCGTAACGCGCTGGTTATCCCCTATTTCCATCACGAGAAATGGGATGGGACTGGGTATCCGTGTGGGGCGAAAGAGGAGGAGATACCGCTGGCTGCGCGGGCATTTGCAGTGGTCGACGTGTACGACGCCCTCTTGTCCGAAAGGCCCTACCGGCCCGCATGGCCGGAGGACCAGGTCCTCGAGCACATCCGCGGGCAGGCGGGGACGCACTTCGACCCTCAGGCAGTGGTCGCCTTCATGCGGGTACTTGGCGAAGACTAA
- a CDS encoding aldehyde ferredoxin oxidoreductase, with the protein MRLLRIDAGARTWRYEEPGDDRRLTGGRALIGDILLAEVPPTCDALGDSNKLVIAGGALAGTGVSSAGRLSIGCKSPLTGGIKEANAGGTAAAALARLGLRGLVIEGAAAPDWTVLLVTPDGLRFEDGTAYAGLGNFDLVKRLLGEYRRDYSVISIGQAGEIGLHAATVAVTDMFGRPSRMAARGGVGAVMGSKRVKAILVANGGKQAPSAVDPTAFSEARKRFNQAVLENDRSKNLAKYGTAVTLRGVNVLGGLPTRNFSGGAFEEAETLTGEHMYEVITSRGGEGTPTETCMHGCVIRCSNCYPDESGRELVAPLEYETIALMGSNLGLASLDDVARLNYACNDFGLDTIEVGATLGVMADGGLARFGDAASFLEILDEVPSGSLLGRLAGMGAGVAGTVLGVRRVPVVKNQAIPGYDPRAIKGTGVTYCTCPMGADHTAGLTLAAKVDHHKPNGQVALSRGIQLVRASYDSLGLCIFLMGATGSQPALVLDLLRTFHGAALPDNFLTRWGGEIISAEVTFNRRAGIGPQADRLPEFFSRENLPPYGVVFDVPEGELSATWESLPERL; encoded by the coding sequence TTGAGACTGCTGAGGATAGACGCCGGTGCACGGACCTGGCGTTACGAGGAACCAGGTGATGATCGCAGACTGACCGGCGGGCGGGCTCTGATCGGAGACATCCTGCTGGCCGAGGTTCCGCCCACCTGCGACGCATTGGGCGATTCAAACAAGCTGGTAATCGCCGGCGGCGCGCTCGCCGGAACGGGGGTCTCCAGCGCGGGCAGGCTTTCGATAGGCTGCAAGAGCCCGCTCACCGGCGGAATCAAGGAGGCAAACGCCGGAGGGACGGCGGCTGCGGCCCTGGCGCGTCTCGGGCTTCGCGGGCTTGTCATCGAGGGGGCGGCGGCCCCTGACTGGACGGTCCTCCTGGTCACACCCGACGGCCTGCGCTTCGAGGATGGGACAGCATACGCGGGACTGGGCAATTTCGACCTGGTCAAGCGGCTGCTTGGCGAGTATAGGCGCGACTACTCGGTCATTTCAATAGGACAGGCCGGTGAGATTGGGCTTCACGCTGCCACCGTGGCCGTGACCGACATGTTCGGGCGGCCGAGCCGCATGGCAGCAAGGGGCGGTGTGGGCGCGGTGATGGGGTCGAAGCGCGTGAAGGCAATACTCGTGGCGAACGGCGGCAAACAGGCGCCGTCCGCGGTGGACCCAACCGCATTCTCCGAGGCTAGAAAGCGGTTCAACCAGGCCGTGCTCGAGAACGACCGGAGCAAGAACCTGGCCAAGTACGGGACCGCAGTCACGCTGCGCGGGGTCAACGTCCTCGGCGGCCTCCCGACTCGCAACTTCAGTGGCGGGGCATTCGAGGAGGCCGAGACCCTCACCGGCGAGCACATGTACGAGGTCATCACATCGCGCGGCGGCGAGGGGACTCCTACCGAGACCTGTATGCATGGTTGCGTGATCCGCTGCTCAAACTGCTATCCCGACGAGAGCGGCAGGGAGCTCGTGGCCCCGCTCGAGTACGAGACCATCGCGTTGATGGGTTCCAATCTGGGGCTTGCCTCGCTGGACGACGTCGCTAGGCTGAATTACGCCTGCAACGACTTCGGCCTCGACACCATCGAGGTCGGGGCTACCCTGGGCGTGATGGCGGATGGCGGCTTGGCGCGCTTTGGGGATGCGGCGTCGTTCCTGGAGATACTGGACGAAGTCCCATCAGGCAGCCTGCTTGGGCGGCTCGCGGGTATGGGCGCCGGCGTCGCCGGAACGGTTCTCGGGGTCCGCAGGGTCCCGGTAGTCAAGAACCAGGCGATTCCCGGTTACGACCCGCGGGCCATCAAGGGCACGGGCGTTACGTACTGCACCTGCCCGATGGGCGCGGACCACACCGCGGGGCTTACGCTGGCCGCTAAGGTCGATCATCACAAGCCCAACGGGCAGGTTGCCCTGTCGAGGGGGATACAGCTGGTCAGAGCATCGTACGACTCGCTTGGCCTGTGCATCTTCCTGATGGGCGCGACGGGTTCGCAGCCCGCGCTCGTGCTCGATCTTCTCCGGACATTCCACGGCGCCGCGCTCCCAGATAATTTCCTGACACGCTGGGGCGGAGAGATAATCTCGGCCGAGGTCACGTTCAACAGGCGGGCCGGCATCGGCCCCCAGGCCGACAGACTGCCGGAGTTCTTCTCCCGTGAGAATCTCCCGCCATACGGCGTAGTGTTCGACGTCCCCGAAGGCGAACTCTCAGCGACGTGGGAGTCACTGCCGGAACGACTGTGA
- a CDS encoding cupin domain-containing protein encodes MAEKVVIKKSEFIGGAPMESRKGVRDWKVIYPETGFTPKSLIVGIVEVPAGNHSPLHKHACEECYYVLAGKGEIENDGVRYPFEAGDAILNKEGVPHRVWCTGDETVRLLVTAGIMLIGLLPKWPTEGPYEILER; translated from the coding sequence ATGGCGGAAAAGGTCGTAATCAAGAAGAGCGAATTCATTGGCGGCGCACCGATGGAGTCCAGAAAAGGCGTGAGGGACTGGAAAGTCATCTATCCCGAGACCGGCTTCACGCCGAAGTCGCTCATCGTGGGGATCGTGGAAGTTCCTGCGGGGAACCACTCACCCCTGCACAAGCATGCCTGCGAGGAGTGCTACTACGTCCTGGCTGGGAAGGGGGAGATCGAGAACGACGGCGTGAGGTACCCGTTCGAGGCGGGGGACGCCATCCTCAACAAGGAAGGTGTACCTCACAGGGTCTGGTGCACCGGTGACGAAACGGTGAGGCTGCTGGTGACAGCGGGGATCATGCTCATCGGGCTGCTTCCTAAGTGGCCGACGGAAGGCCCGTACGAGATCCTGGAGAGGTAG
- a CDS encoding GntP family permease — MLVLHLLIAVAIALVLVIRFKISPVFGLILGGFYYGIASGVGAMKTAGLIAEGFGGTMRGIGLTVGFGVIIGQLLADCGGVQRIVKSTLSVFSARKVPEALCTTGLIVSTPVFFDVGFIILTPIAKKLGKAIKAALPIVIAPLVIGLGTAHMLIPPTPGPLAVADTLKVPLGQMILGGVIVGAPAAFLALYAYNFLAKRQAFWNPDQDEEPSLSDAKFEEIDEKNLPSLPASLLPIAVPVILIVLASIVPIAFKGQQSAVIDTLKFIGERNVAMLLGAVAALFVAYSRMNSDQVSKSVNVALADAGLVLLVTGAGGSFGQVLGATNIGKVLAQGMISYNVPAILLAWFIAAAIKFAQGSGTVAIITTANLIAPVAAQLGLSGIWLALAIGSGALLGCHVNDSAFWVVAKIAGLNTRGAFKAYTLPTAINAITTLIIILVLSPFLWR, encoded by the coding sequence ATGTTGGTGCTCCATCTACTCATCGCTGTTGCCATTGCGCTGGTCCTCGTCATCAGGTTCAAGATCTCACCCGTTTTCGGCCTCATTCTCGGCGGCTTCTACTACGGCATAGCCTCCGGCGTCGGCGCCATGAAGACCGCGGGTCTCATCGCCGAGGGCTTCGGGGGTACGATGCGCGGCATCGGGCTGACCGTGGGTTTCGGCGTGATCATCGGCCAGCTGCTCGCGGATTGTGGCGGGGTACAGAGGATAGTCAAGTCGACCCTCAGCGTGTTCTCCGCCAGGAAAGTCCCCGAGGCGCTGTGCACCACCGGTCTCATAGTGTCAACACCGGTTTTCTTCGACGTAGGATTCATCATCCTGACTCCCATCGCCAAGAAGCTCGGCAAGGCTATTAAGGCCGCGCTGCCCATCGTAATCGCGCCGCTCGTCATCGGGCTTGGGACCGCTCACATGCTGATCCCGCCGACGCCCGGCCCGCTGGCGGTCGCCGACACTCTCAAGGTCCCGCTCGGTCAGATGATCCTGGGCGGCGTCATAGTCGGTGCGCCGGCGGCTTTCCTGGCTCTCTACGCATACAACTTCCTTGCCAAGCGGCAGGCGTTCTGGAACCCGGATCAGGATGAGGAGCCGTCACTGTCCGACGCCAAGTTCGAAGAGATTGACGAGAAGAACCTCCCGTCTCTCCCCGCGTCCCTGCTTCCTATTGCCGTGCCGGTAATCCTTATAGTGCTGGCCTCTATCGTCCCCATAGCCTTCAAGGGACAGCAAAGCGCAGTGATAGATACACTGAAGTTCATTGGTGAGCGCAACGTCGCCATGCTGCTGGGCGCGGTCGCAGCACTGTTTGTGGCGTATAGCCGGATGAACTCCGATCAGGTATCCAAGTCGGTCAACGTTGCGCTGGCCGACGCTGGACTCGTACTCCTCGTGACCGGCGCGGGCGGCTCGTTCGGCCAGGTCCTCGGGGCAACCAACATCGGCAAGGTACTGGCGCAGGGGATGATCTCATACAACGTTCCGGCTATTCTCCTGGCCTGGTTCATCGCGGCCGCCATCAAGTTCGCGCAGGGGTCGGGTACGGTGGCCATCATCACGACCGCTAACCTCATCGCCCCCGTGGCGGCGCAGCTGGGCTTGAGCGGAATATGGCTGGCACTGGCCATCGGTTCGGGCGCCCTCCTCGGTTGCCACGTGAACGACAGCGCGTTCTGGGTCGTGGCGAAAATCGCCGGCCTGAACACGCGAGGGGCGTTCAAGGCATACACCCTGCCTACGGCGATAAACGCGATCACCACGCTGATTATCATACTCGTGCTGAGCCCGTTCCTGTGGAGGTGA
- a CDS encoding mandelate racemase/muconate lactonizing enzyme family protein produces MKITGVKFYGLKYKLAQPLSFSLGTITHRNFALVKVETDEGIDGWGETFVNFPFWALEERRITVEKAVSPLLIGRDPLDPPATTKYLESMLYRLALQWGAKGPIYQAIAAVDIAMWDIKGKATGEPIYRLLGAEKPSPIPLYATGLDSSRIVDHALDCLAEGYLAVKVRVGFDERQDMDMVRTVCSAVRGAGRGKVYVDANQAWTREQALRLAPVVDHSGASWLEEPVPCDDIEGMAQIASSVRVPVAAGENYFTVDEFHRAVAAGALRVAMPDITRAGGFTGMREIAGTVRSQSIPCSPHHFGTDLGLAASLHLMTAVPAGLEMLRDVSNCSLKWEVIGEPLPVRNGQACAPDGPGLGVHVDEQAVARHLST; encoded by the coding sequence ATGAAGATAACCGGCGTTAAATTCTACGGCCTCAAGTATAAATTGGCACAACCCCTGAGCTTCAGCCTCGGCACCATCACGCATCGGAACTTCGCCCTCGTGAAGGTGGAAACCGACGAGGGTATTGACGGCTGGGGCGAGACGTTCGTGAACTTCCCATTCTGGGCTCTCGAGGAGCGCCGGATCACGGTTGAGAAGGCGGTCTCCCCGCTGCTGATTGGGCGCGATCCGCTAGACCCGCCGGCGACCACAAAGTACCTCGAGTCCATGCTATACAGGCTGGCCCTACAATGGGGCGCCAAGGGCCCAATCTACCAGGCAATCGCCGCGGTGGACATCGCAATGTGGGACATAAAGGGCAAAGCCACCGGCGAGCCCATATATCGGTTGCTCGGGGCCGAGAAACCTTCCCCGATCCCCCTCTACGCCACCGGTCTTGACTCCTCGCGGATCGTCGATCACGCGCTCGATTGCCTGGCCGAGGGCTACCTTGCTGTGAAGGTCCGCGTGGGTTTTGACGAGCGCCAGGACATGGACATGGTGCGCACTGTTTGCTCGGCCGTTCGTGGGGCGGGCAGGGGAAAGGTCTACGTGGACGCGAACCAGGCCTGGACGCGGGAGCAGGCTCTGAGGCTCGCGCCGGTCGTCGACCACTCCGGTGCATCCTGGCTCGAGGAACCGGTCCCCTGCGACGACATCGAGGGCATGGCGCAGATTGCCTCCTCGGTTAGGGTGCCTGTCGCGGCCGGTGAGAACTACTTCACGGTTGACGAGTTCCACCGCGCGGTGGCGGCGGGTGCGTTGCGGGTGGCAATGCCGGACATAACCAGGGCCGGTGGCTTTACCGGGATGAGGGAGATTGCCGGCACGGTGCGGTCGCAGTCGATACCCTGTTCACCGCACCATTTCGGGACTGATCTTGGATTGGCCGCATCACTGCATCTGATGACCGCCGTGCCGGCAGGTCTTGAAATGCTGAGGGATGTCTCGAACTGTTCTTTGAAGTGGGAGGTTATCGGAGAACCGCTACCAGTCAGGAACGGCCAGGCGTGTGCGCCCGATGGCCCGGGTCTCGGCGTACACGTCGACGAACAGGCCGTCGCCAGGCACCTGTCGACCTGA
- a CDS encoding FadR family transcriptional regulator, with amino-acid sequence MQLTRVDFTKKSTHVAEQLLAQIENGGLRVGDRLPSEQVICEEVGVSRTAVREALSALELAGVLERRPGDGTYVRFAAPLAFARAAAMGTLEEGQGAYDAVEARLVVEPGLAEMAAERFTYDDVVKMKSALAGMETAVQVGDVEGYLQSDYDFHEAIARACKNHVLLNTAQQYLAFMKRGLWGYMKAKCFSREGHLEESLDIHRRLLDALSNRDGAAVRQIMVRHFDHIFEGLK; translated from the coding sequence TTGCAGCTCACCAGGGTCGACTTCACGAAGAAATCCACTCACGTGGCAGAACAGCTTCTGGCCCAGATCGAGAACGGGGGCCTGAGAGTGGGAGACAGGCTTCCTTCTGAGCAAGTCATCTGCGAAGAAGTGGGGGTGAGCAGGACCGCGGTCAGGGAGGCGCTGTCCGCACTGGAACTGGCGGGCGTGCTGGAGCGGAGACCGGGGGACGGGACGTACGTCCGGTTCGCCGCGCCGCTCGCATTCGCCAGGGCCGCTGCGATGGGCACTCTCGAAGAAGGGCAGGGGGCCTACGACGCTGTCGAAGCAAGACTGGTGGTGGAACCCGGTTTGGCTGAGATGGCGGCGGAGCGTTTCACCTACGACGATGTTGTCAAGATGAAATCGGCGCTCGCCGGAATGGAGACCGCAGTACAAGTGGGCGACGTCGAGGGTTACTTGCAGAGCGACTATGATTTCCATGAGGCCATTGCCAGGGCCTGCAAGAACCACGTGCTTCTCAACACTGCTCAACAATACCTCGCCTTCATGAAACGTGGGCTCTGGGGCTACATGAAGGCCAAGTGCTTCTCCAGGGAAGGCCACCTGGAGGAATCGCTGGACATACACCGTCGCCTGCTGGACGCGCTCTCCAATCGCGACGGTGCGGCTGTGAGGCAGATCATGGTCCGTCACTTCGACCACATCTTTGAGGGCCTGAAGTAA
- a CDS encoding HAD-IIB family hydrolase: protein MRRDSAGGQSRLVLATDLDGTLVGDGPSLVRLNKWIRDRRDAVAVVYLTGRHSGSASGLIECEGLVRPDVLVCNVGAEIRFAPSYDPDPAWEARVREGWNQALVCAHLKAKFPHLVYHDLPTELRLAYHTDSGLSETRAAVADSLRNAGLPATVVVSTGGFMDVIPAQAGKGRALRYVMQVMGWEDRCVIVCGDSGNDLDMLLLGLNGVVVGNATEEVLGVRLPEAVYRACGQCAEGIIEGLCHHGFMDERDLGATPEDEGWRGDELGKESAG from the coding sequence GTGCGACGCGACAGCGCCGGCGGCCAGTCACGCCTGGTACTGGCTACGGACCTGGATGGCACGCTGGTGGGAGACGGGCCTTCGCTGGTACGGCTCAACAAGTGGATACGCGACAGGCGCGACGCGGTGGCGGTAGTCTATCTTACCGGCCGGCACTCGGGCTCGGCCTCTGGGCTGATTGAATGCGAGGGACTGGTCCGACCTGACGTCCTGGTGTGCAACGTGGGGGCGGAGATACGGTTTGCACCGTCGTACGACCCCGATCCAGCCTGGGAGGCACGAGTCCGCGAAGGGTGGAACCAGGCCCTGGTGTGCGCACATCTCAAGGCGAAGTTCCCGCACCTGGTCTACCATGACTTGCCCACGGAGCTGCGGCTAGCCTATCATACGGACTCGGGCCTCTCGGAAACCCGCGCTGCGGTTGCCGACTCTCTACGGAACGCAGGCCTGCCCGCTACGGTGGTAGTAAGCACGGGCGGTTTCATGGACGTTATACCTGCTCAGGCTGGCAAGGGGCGTGCGCTGCGGTACGTCATGCAGGTAATGGGCTGGGAGGACAGGTGTGTCATCGTGTGCGGGGACAGCGGGAACGACCTCGACATGCTGCTGCTCGGCCTGAACGGGGTTGTTGTCGGGAACGCCACCGAGGAGGTTCTGGGAGTCCGGCTGCCGGAGGCTGTTTACAGAGCCTGCGGCCAGTGTGCCGAAGGAATCATTGAAGGGTTGTGCCACCACGGGTTCATGGATGAACGTGACCTCGGTGCGACGCCTGAGGACGAAGGCTGGCGTGGCGATGAACTCGGCAAGGAGTCGGCGGGTTGA
- a CDS encoding flavodoxin family protein, translating into MGTVILNGAAIEDSMVDELDRILVQILTGKGESFRDFRLREYDISPCRSCGSCAFRSPGKCTFDDDMPQIIRAAANSPLLVMLTPVRFGGYSSQLKKAVDRLMVMGLPLYIVKGGHLLHPTRYGNPTALLGIGVAENPLPGEEDAFGTLVARNALNMLVKSHKALVLHPTDSIADMEHRIREALEGVGY; encoded by the coding sequence GTGGGCACAGTCATACTGAACGGCGCTGCCATCGAGGACAGCATGGTTGACGAGTTGGACAGGATCCTGGTACAGATACTGACGGGAAAAGGCGAGTCATTTCGGGATTTTAGGCTAAGAGAGTATGATATTTCGCCGTGCAGATCCTGTGGGTCTTGCGCCTTTAGGTCGCCAGGGAAGTGTACCTTTGATGATGACATGCCTCAGATCATTCGTGCCGCAGCGAATAGTCCGCTTCTGGTCATGCTCACGCCTGTTAGATTTGGAGGCTACTCATCTCAGCTTAAGAAGGCTGTTGACAGACTGATGGTGATGGGACTCCCTCTCTACATAGTGAAAGGGGGACACTTGCTGCATCCAACGCGCTACGGCAACCCTACCGCACTTTTGGGGATAGGTGTGGCAGAAAATCCCCTGCCCGGAGAGGAAGACGCTTTTGGAACTTTGGTGGCAAGAAACGCCCTGAATATGCTGGTTAAATCGCACAAGGCGCTTGTACTCCACCCCACGGATTCCATAGCCGACATGGAACACAGAATCCGGGAGGCGCTCGAGGGGGTAGGGTATTGA
- a CDS encoding MBL fold metallo-hydrolase, whose product MPVVNELRITTLVDNYVGRMGLMAEHGSSMLIESGDSAVLLDCGRTALVLANARKLGVDLGRVEAIVLSHGHIDHTGGLARVLRYLRSRGRRVKVYAHPNAVEAKFSREDTGLRSIGMRLTPDGVRELGADLVLSEEPLEVAPGIWTSGEIPRGHGPEAVEKRFRARRDSTLCEDHLPDDQFLWALTPAGTVVVSGCCHAGLENSLYHAVCISRNPRLRLVAGGLHLLKREEHELLSITKGLRAHAPGSFVIGHCTGFRAMVAFSNAFPGKVFVNAAGVKVEVGEEVKVS is encoded by the coding sequence ATGCCGGTGGTCAATGAACTGCGAATTACCACGCTGGTCGACAACTACGTCGGCCGGATGGGCCTCATGGCGGAGCATGGTTCATCGATGCTGATTGAATCCGGAGACTCCGCAGTCCTGCTCGATTGTGGCCGGACAGCGCTGGTCCTGGCCAACGCGAGGAAGCTCGGGGTCGACCTCGGAAGAGTCGAGGCGATCGTACTCAGCCACGGACACATCGACCACACGGGTGGCCTCGCGCGGGTTCTACGCTATCTCAGGAGCCGGGGCCGCCGCGTGAAGGTGTACGCCCACCCCAACGCTGTTGAGGCCAAGTTCAGTCGCGAAGACACAGGACTTCGCTCCATTGGTATGAGACTGACTCCTGACGGAGTCCGCGAACTCGGGGCGGATCTGGTCTTATCAGAAGAGCCGCTCGAGGTCGCGCCCGGAATCTGGACGAGTGGTGAGATACCGCGCGGTCATGGTCCCGAGGCAGTCGAGAAGAGGTTCCGGGCGAGGCGCGACTCGACGCTGTGCGAGGACCACCTGCCTGACGACCAGTTCCTCTGGGCTTTGACCCCGGCAGGTACGGTCGTGGTCTCCGGGTGCTGTCATGCGGGGCTGGAGAACTCCCTGTATCACGCTGTATGCATATCCAGGAACCCCAGGCTGAGGCTGGTTGCAGGCGGCCTGCACCTCCTGAAGAGGGAAGAGCACGAGCTGCTGTCCATCACCAAGGGGCTTAGAGCCCACGCCCCCGGTTCATTCGTCATCGGCCACTGCACCGGTTTCCGGGCGATGGTCGCATTCAGTAACGCATTCCCCGGCAAGGTTTTCGTCAACGCGGCCGGCGTGAAGGTGGAGGTCGGCGAGGAGGTCAAGGTATCGTAG
- a CDS encoding LysM peptidoglycan-binding domain-containing protein, translated as MSVSTNGLPPCPEGNYYTIRSGDTLFFIARRFNISVDDLIEANRGRVDPENLQVGQVICIPLAVPVPACPPGSITYVVARGDTFFSISKRFRVSVGALIQANPGVNPEALLIGQQICIPDVRRICPAGYFRYVIKSGDTFRNLAMRFNTTVEAIQAANPGADPYNLQIGQVICIPQPLHRSHPPGSTFYVVAPGDTCFFIARRFGTTVEVIIRLNPGIDPYRLFVGQRICIPTPLRLCPPGAFAYTIRPGDTFYNLALRFNTTVERIQMANPGVDPLNLQIGQRICIPLA; from the coding sequence ATGAGCGTTTCCACGAACGGCTTGCCTCCCTGCCCTGAAGGCAATTATTACACAATCCGTTCGGGCGATACCCTGTTCTTCATCGCGCGCAGGTTCAATATCTCGGTAGACGACCTCATTGAGGCCAACCGCGGTCGCGTCGACCCGGAGAACCTCCAGGTTGGCCAGGTCATCTGCATACCCCTGGCTGTTCCCGTGCCCGCCTGCCCGCCGGGCTCCATAACGTACGTCGTCGCCCGCGGAGACACCTTCTTCAGCATCTCCAAGCGCTTCAGAGTGAGCGTGGGTGCCCTTATTCAGGCAAACCCCGGCGTCAACCCCGAGGCGCTTCTGATCGGCCAGCAGATCTGCATCCCCGACGTGCGGCGGATCTGCCCGGCCGGGTACTTCCGGTACGTAATCAAGTCGGGTGATACATTCAGGAACCTGGCCATGCGGTTCAACACCACCGTGGAAGCCATCCAGGCGGCGAACCCGGGGGCGGATCCGTACAACCTCCAGATAGGTCAGGTCATCTGCATCCCGCAACCGCTGCACAGGTCCCACCCGCCGGGTTCGACCTTCTACGTCGTAGCCCCGGGCGACACGTGTTTTTTCATCGCCCGCCGTTTCGGCACGACAGTCGAAGTTATCATCAGGTTGAATCCGGGAATAGACCCATACAGGCTGTTCGTCGGCCAGCGGATATGCATCCCCACGCCCTTGAGGTTATGCCCGCCGGGCGCGTTCGCGTATACAATCCGGCCCGGGGATACGTTCTATAACCTGGCCCTACGGTTCAATACGACGGTTGAACGGATCCAGATGGCGAATCCCGGTGTCGACCCGCTGAACCTGCAGATTGGCCAGAGGATCTGCATACCTCTGGCATGA